A stretch of Fusarium fujikuroi IMI 58289 draft genome, chromosome FFUJ_chr10 DNA encodes these proteins:
- a CDS encoding related to triacylglycerol lipase V precursor, with protein sequence MHSSNTLSLLLAAFSGYASALPHYPAPPVPGVPGDHHPPGPPGPPGPPGPPNPPPPPSPSAPAPGPPHVSPPGAPTAQVCNGTYQGKHDTTYDHDLFLGMPYAQPPVGPLRFSSPKSLDKAWKGPRSATEFGWMCIGYGSDTQSLGNPVNEDCLTINIVRPSGVKAGDELPVGLWVHGGSYTNGGSRDPRYNLSYIVDQSVKEGKPIVAASINYRVSQWGFLFSEEMQKENAGNLGFKDQRLAMRWLQDNVAAFGGSPDKVTIWGESAGARSLGMQLVAYEGQHNNLFRAAVLESGSPVALFKEASDWQQYYDALVKKTGCDSASDNLECLRGLPWETLNNIFNNTTPLDVTAPTLTAVIDGDFMTAQASKLLLAGKFAHVPLLMGNNFDEGTAYAKKGINTTEQFQSWLSSLGLSQTQVATATTLYPDIPAEGIPASFIGRPTNEYGSQWKRAAAFAGDFQQHAGRRLLAQVYSASSIPVFSYLWNVYVNGLPAILGATHFQEVAFVFNNVKGVGYKPNPFEGKPETFVELADLMSKMWVSFMHDLTPNTVKTAPGHVTWPQYTLADPLNIVFDVNKTDLSYTAVDNVRKEEVAFLLDSVFA encoded by the exons ATGCATTCCTCAAACACACTAAGCCTGCTCTTGGCGGCTTTCTCTGGCTATGCTTCTGCCCTTCCCCATTACCCTGCCCCTCCTGTTCCTGGCGTTCCTGGTGATCATCACCCTCCCGGACCTCCTGGGCCTCCAGGACCTCCAGGACCTCCCAatcctcctccccctccatcTCCCTCTGCACCCGCTCCCGGCCCTCCCCACGTTTCCCCTCCAGGCGCTCCTACTGCTCAAGTTTGCAATGGAACCTACCAGGGCAAGCATGACACCACGTATGATCATGATCTGTTCCTTGGCATGCCCTATGCCCAACCTCCCGTAGGCCCGTTGCGTTTCTCTTCACCCAAGTCTCTTGATAAGGCATGGAAGGGACCTCGATCTGCCACTGAGTTCGGATGGATGTGCATTGGTTACGGCTCTGATACCCAGAGCCTCGGTAATCCTGTCAATGAGGACTGCTTGACCATTAACATCGTACGACCTTCTGGTGTCAAGGCCGGAGATGAGCTCCCCGTTGGTCTTTGGGTTCATGGCGGC AGCTACACCAATGGCGGTTCCCGAGACCCGAGGTACAACCTGAGCTACATCGTTGATCAATCTGTCAAGGAGGGTAAGCCCATTGTCGCTGCCTCCATCAACTACCGTGTGTCGCAATGGGGTTTCCTCTTCAGCGAAGAGATGCAGAAGGAAAATGCTGGTAACTTGGGCTTCAAGGATCAACGCCTGGCTATGAGATGGCTTCAGGACAACGTCGCGGCCTTCGGTGGTAGCCCCGACAAAGTCACTATCTGGGGAGAGTCTGCTGGTGCTCGATCCCTGGGTATGCAGCTTGTCGCTTACGAGGGCCAGCACAACAACCTCTTCCGTGCTGCTGTTCTCGAGTCTGGTAGCCCTGTTGCTCTATTCAAAGAGGCCTCTGACTGGCAGCAGTATTATGACgctcttgtcaagaagactgGGTGCGACTCTGCCTCCGATAACCTCGAATGTCTTCGTGGCCTTCCTTGGGAGAccctcaacaacatcttcaacaacactaCCCCTCTCGACGTCACTGCCCCTACTCTCACTGCTGTTATCGACGGTGACTTCATGACCGCCCAGGCCTCTAAGCTCCTTCTGGCTGGCAAGTTCGCCCACGTTCCTCTTCTCATGGGTAACAACTTCGATGAGGGCACTGCCTACGCTAAAAAGGGTATCAACACTACCGAGCAGTTCCAGTCCTGGCTCTCCAGCCTCGGCCTTAGCCAGACTCAGGTCGCTACTGCTACTACTCTGTACCCTGACATCCCTGCTGAGGGGATCCCCGCATCTTTCATTGGCCGTCCTACTAACGAGTATGGCTCCCAGTGGAAGCGTGCCGCCGCCTTCGCCGGTGACTTCCAGCAGCACGCCGGACGACGTCTCCTGGCCCAGGTCTACTCCGCCTCTTCCATTCCCGTCTTCTCCTACCTCTGGAACGTTTACGTCAATGGCCTTCCCGCAATTCTTGGAGCTACCCACTTCCAGGAGGTTGCTTTCGTCTTCAACAATGTCAAGGGCGTCGGCTACAAGCCCAACCCCTTTGAAGGCAAGCCCGAGACTTTCGTTGAGCTTGCTGACCTCATGAGCAAGATGTGGGTTTCTTTCATGCATGACTTGACCCCCAATACCGTCAAGACTGCGCCCGGCCATGTTACCTGGCCTCAGTATACCCTTGCAGACCCTCTTAACATTGTCTTTGATGTTAACAAGACTGACCTCAGCTACACTGCTGTCGACAACGTCCGAAAGGAGGAGGTCGCTTTCCTCCTTGACAGTGTCTTTGCTTAA
- a CDS encoding related to integral membrane protein pth11: MEDERGTRLLVSIWTLCLLSLILLFLRVYCKLWRGKGLWHDDWCLIAAWVALAISVSLNTYLVSLGFGRHAATISDENLIIINKTTIVGAAFGIMATTISKTSFAITLYRIATNAWMKYFLIFIIVTINVSMNLVWIFGFAKCTPLERVWNHNVPGTCWDKSKLLTFQLFAAYYSAILDFVLALLPWVILMRMTMRRRERLGVAVAMSLGAIAGITGIVKAVLVVSMKSEDITYDRVDLTIWTLTEPAASIMAICIPVLRMLYRELKSSSRSYNRNRTNTTPRDVDTRHTAGASNARQSKRFNPNSRYGRNSVVIMSGWQESQEHLQDDSDGSQSQTKMSMSSGGVMKTEEVRVHHERLSTFSDENSIELRGLPPTQGKPGHQNAERAPSF; this comes from the exons ATGGAAGATGAACGAGGAACCAGATTGCTGGTGTCAATATGGACTCTATGCCTGCTGAGTCTCATCTTGTTGTTTCTGCGTGTTTACTGCAAACTATGGAGAGGAAAAGGCTTATGGCATGATGATTGGTGCCTTATCGCGGCTTGG GTGGCGCTCGCCATTTCTGTCTCCCTCAACACATATCTCGTATCTCTCGGCTTCGGACGGCACGCAGCTACGATTAGTGACGAGAACCTCATAATAATAAACAAGACGACCATTGTGGGAGCTGCTTTTGGTATAATGGCCACGACAATCAGCAAGACATCCTTCGCTATCACGTTATATCGGATTGCCACCAACGCATGGATGAAGTACTTCCTCATCTTTATTATCGTCACTATCAACGTCTCGATGAACTTGGTCTGGATTTTTGGTTTCGCCAAATGCACGCCTCTCGAGAGAGTTTGGAATCACAACGTACCTGGAACTTGCTGGGACAAGTCGAAGCTGCTCACGTTCCAACTATTCGCTGCTT ATTACTCCGCGATTCTTGACTTCGTTCTTGCTTTATTACCATGGGTCATCCTAATGCGCATGACCATGCGTAGACGAGAGCGTCTTGGCGTTGCTGTCGCTATGAGTTTAGGTGCCAT CGCTGGAATTACTGGTATAGTCAAGGCTGTACTGGTCGTCAGCATGAAGAGTGAGGACATCACCTATGACCGTGTCGACCTCACGATCTGGACCTTGACAGAGCCTGCCGcttccatcatggccatctgTATTCCAGTTCT CCGTATGCTGTATCGAGAACTCAAGTCAAGTTCACGAAGCTATAACCGTAACAGGACCAATACAACACCACGCGACGTCGACACAAGACACACAGCCGGGGCATCAAATGCTCGGCAGTCAAAGCGATTTAATCCCAACTCACGCTATGGTCGAAATTCGGTCGTCATCATGTCAGGGTGGCAAGAATCGCAAGAGCATCTGCAGGACGACTCCGAcggaagccaaagccagacTAAGATGTCCATGAGTTCCGGGGGCGTGATGAAGACCGAAGAAGTTAGAGTCCACCACGAACGTTTGAGTACATTTAGCGATGAAAATTCTATAGAGCTTAGGGGGTTGCCGCCAACGCAAGGGAAACCCGGGCATCAAAATGCTGAGAGAGCGCCCTCGTTTTAA
- a CDS encoding probable cytochrome P450 (involved in C-22 denaturation of the ergosterol side-chain), producing the protein MASIISPRDEASVSNASLTLTDISKGNGLLTSYLNGYSNTQILLTILVVLIAYDQCMYLWRKGPIAGPAFKIPFIGPFIRALYPKFDHYLAQWASGPLSCVSVFHKFVVLASDRDIAHKVFKSPTYAKPCIVPMAETLLRPSAWVFLQGKAHTEYRKGLNGLFVNKALSTYLPVQEKVYDDYFGRFVAASAANKGNPMAFMRLFREINCALSCRTFFGDYISQDAVEKIADDFYEVTAALELVNVPLSVYVPFTKCWKGKRTADAVLAEFAKCAAACKANMASGAEPRCIVDQWVLHMMESKKYHERIAAGEEGVEKPRNLIREFTDDEIGQTMFTFLFASQDASSSATTWLFQVLAQRPDVLDRLREENLAARNGNKQQPFELSMLESLPYTNAVIKELLRYRPPVIFVPYEATKSFPVTPKYTVSKGTLIVPTCYPALHDPQAYPNPDTFDPNRWITGDAESKTKNWLVFGAGPHDCLARRYVPLTMAAMIGKASLELDWVHHATSRSEEIRVFATLFPEDECQLVFTSRG; encoded by the exons ATGGCATCTATAATCAGCCCCAGAGACGAGGCATCTGTCAGTAACGCCAGCTTAACCTTGACAGATATATCCAAAGGGAATGGGCTGCTCACAAGCTACCTCAATGGCTACAGCAACACTCAAATACTCCTCACGATCCTTGTTGTCTTGATTGCATACGATCAATGCATGTATCTCTGGCGTAAGGGCCCCATTGCCGGTCCAGCTTTCAAGATCCCCTTCATTGGCCCCTTCATCCGAGCCCTCTATCCCAAGTTCGACCACTATCTTGCTCAATGGGCTAGCGGTCCTCTGAGTTGCGTTTCAGTGTTCCACAA ATTCGTCGTCCTCGCCTCCGACCGAGATATCGCACACAAAGTGTTCAAATCCCCAACATACGCCAAACCATGCATCGTCCCCATGGCCGAAACACTCCTACGACCAAGCGCCTGGGTCTTCCTTCAAGGCAAGGCACATACTGAGTACCGCAAAGGACTGAACGGGCTCTTCGTCAACAAAGCACTCAGCACTTACCTACCCGTCCAGGAGAAGGTATACGATGATTACTTCGGCCGGTTCGTAGCAGCAAGCGCTGCCAACAAGGGGAATCCTATGGCATTCATGCGTCTCTTCCGAGAGATCAATTGTGCTCTCTCTTGTCGAACGTTCTTTGGAGATTACATATCTCAGGATGCTGTCGAGAAGATCGCTGATGACTTTTATGAGGTCACGGCcgcccttgagcttgtcaacgTACCTCTCTCCGTCTACGTTCCCTTTACGAAGTGTTGGAAGGGAAAGCGCACAGCAGATGCTGTGCTGGCGGAGTTTGCAAAGTGTGCTGCAGCTTGTAAGGCTAACATGGCTTCTGGGGCTGAACCACGATGTATTGTTGATCAATGGGTTTTGCACATGATGGAGTCCAAGAAATACCACGAGCGTATTGCTGCGGGAGAAGAGGGAGTTGAGAAACCACGAAACTTGATTCGTGAGTTTACAGACGATGAAATCGGGCAGACTATGTTCACCTTCTTGTTCGCCTCCCAAGATGCCTCCAGCAGTGCTACTACGTGGCTATTCCAGGTCCTCGCTCAACGCCCCGATGTTCTCGATCGTCTTCGAGAAGAGAATCTGGCCGCACGAAATGGTAACAAGCAGCAACCGTTCGAGTTATCAATGCTCGAGTCCCTTCCCTACACCAACGCAGTCATCAAAGAGCTTCTTCGATATCGTCCTCCTGTCATATTTGTCCCCTATGAGGCTACCAAATCCTTCCCCGTCACACCCAAGTACACAGTATCCAAAGGCACTCTCATCGTCCCTACGTGCTATCCCGCGCTTCATGATCCTCAAGCCTATCCAAACCCTGACACTTTTGACCCTAACCGATGGATCACTGGTGATGCCGAGTCCAAGACAAAGAATTGGCTTGTCTTTGGAGCTGGTCCTCACGATTGCCTGGCTCGCAGGTACGTTCCGCTTACTATGGCGGCCATGATTGGCAAGGCTTCTCTGGAACTAGACTGGGTGCATCATGCCACAAGCCGCTCGGAAGAGATCAGAGTGTTTGCTACTTTGTTTCCTGAG GACGAATGCCAGCTAGTCTTCACCAGCAGAGGATAG